One window of Vitis riparia cultivar Riparia Gloire de Montpellier isolate 1030 chromosome 5, EGFV_Vit.rip_1.0, whole genome shotgun sequence genomic DNA carries:
- the LOC117914256 gene encoding pectinesterase-like: MQGGKVAVGGISIILVVGVAIGLIAGLHGRGGHKSTDGDDEKVLSTTTKAVAAICSPTDYKQQCISSFQTLANNHSATPKDFLMAAIDITMKEVKEAIGKSESIGLAGNSSGRQKMATEDCQDLLQLAIGELQASFSMVGDAAMHTINDRAQDLKNWLSAVISYQQSCIDGFDETPEVKSAIQNGLLNATQLTSNALAIVSEISAILTSFNIPLNFTSSFRRLQEATEESDQYPSWFSAADRKLLGRVDNGKVTPNAVVALDGSGQYKSIGAALAAYPKNLNGRYVIYVKAGIYDEYITIEKNLVNIFMYGDGPRKTMVTGKKSFLDGITTYKTSSFSVIGNGFICKSMGFRNTAGPEGHQAVALRVQSDYSAFFNCRMDGYQDTLYVQAHRQFYRNCVISGTVDFIFGDSTTLIQNSLIIVRKPLDNQQNTITAHGRAEKRETTGLVIQNCRIVPEEKLFPTRFKTPSYLGRPWKAYSRTVVMESTIGDFIHPAGWLPWMGNFALDTLYYAEYANKGPGANTAQRVKWKGYKVITNRNEALQFTAGPFIQGNEWLRLTGAPYFLGFRTM; the protein is encoded by the exons ATGCAAGGAGGCAAGGTTGCTGTAGGAGGGATATCCATTATCCTTGTGGTGGGTGTGGCCATTGGCCTTATTGCTGGTTTACACGGCAGAGGTGGCCACAAGTCAACTGATGGGGACGACGAGAAGGTCCTCTCCACCACTACTAAGGCAGTGGCCGCAATCTGCTCGCCCACGGATTACAAGCAGCAATGTATTAGTAGTTTTCAGACGCTGGCCAATAACCATAGCGCCACCCCGAAGGATTTCCTCATGGCGGCCATTGATATCACCATGAAAGAGGTGAAAGAAGCCATTGGAAAGTCGGAATCAATCGGGCTGGCTGGGAACAGTTCTGGTAGGCAGAAGATGGCTACAGAAGATTGCCAGGATTTGTTGCAATTAGCCATTGGTGAGCTTCAAGCCTCCTTTTCAATGGTGGGTGATGCAGCAATGCATACCATCAATGACAGAGCGCAAGATCTCAAGAACTGGTTGAGTGCTGTTATTTCATATCAGCAGTCATGCATTGACGGGTTCGATGAGACACCGGAGGTGAAAAGCGCAATTCAGAACGGGCTTCTGAATGCCACTCAGCTCACCAGCAATGCCCTGGCCATTGTTTCTGAGATTTCTGCAATCCTCACCTCATTCAACATCCCCTTGAACTTCACTTCAAGCTTCAGGCGACTCCAGGAAGCCACTGAGGAAAGTGATCAGTACCCGTCATGGTTTTCGGCTGCAGACAGGAAACTATTGGGGCGTGTTGACAACGGCAAAGTGACGCCTAATGCAGTGGTGGCATTGGATGGGAGTGGACAATATAAATCCATTGGTGCAGCTCTTGCTGCCTATCCTAAGAACCTCAATGGGAGATATGTGATATACGTGAAGGCCGGGATTTACGACGAGTATATAACTATTGAGAAGAACCTGGTCAATATTTTCATGTATGGAGATGGACCCAGAAAGACCATGGTGACAGGGAAAAAGAGCTTCCTCGATGGCATAACCACCTACAAGACTTCCAGCTTCT CGGTCATTGGAAACGGGTTTATATGCAAGTCCATGGGATTCCGGAACACGGCAGGGCCAGAGGGGCACCAGGCGGTGGCTCTGCGAGTGCAGTCGGACTATTCAGCCTTCTTCAACTGCAGAATGGATGGGTACCAGGACACCTTGTACGTGCAGGCGCATCGCCAGTTCTACCGCAACTGTGTCATCTCCGGGACTGTGGACTTCATCTTTGGCGATTCTACTACACTCATCCAGAACTCGTTGATCATAGTGAGGAAGCCGCTGGACAACCAGCAGAACACAATCACTGCACATGGAAGAGCAGAGAAGCGTGAGACCACAGGGCTGGTGATCCAGAACTGCAGAATTGTCCCAGAAGAGAAACTTTTTCCTACAAGATTTAAAACCCCATCATACCTGGGCCGCCCGTGGAAGGCATACTCAAGGACTGTGGTCATGGAATCCACCATTGGAGACTTCATCCACCCAGCAGGATGGCTACCATGGATGGGCAACTTTGCACTTGACACATTGTATTATGCCGAGTATGCTAACAAAGGACCCGGTGCCAACACGGCTCAGAGGGTTAAATGGAAGGGTTATAAGGTGATCACCAACAGAAATGAGGCTCTTCAATTCACTGCCGGCCCTTTTATCCAAGGTAACGAGTGGTTGAGACTCACCGGTGCACCTTACTTCCTCGGTTTCAGGACCATGTAG